The stretch of DNA ATTATGGGCGTGAGAGGTTTTGATCTTCTTGAAATGGCCGTAAAAAGAAACATGAAGGTCGTAATGCTTACCGCGCACGCACTCAATTCCGATGCCCTGAAGCGGGCCTACGATATGAAGGCGAGGGCCTATCTCCCCAAAAACAAACTGGGTGAAATAGTGCCTTTTCTCGAAGACGTTCTCACCAGTGAATACGAGCCTGGATGGAAGCATCTTATTAAGGAGCTGGAAAATTTTTTTGACAAACAGTTTGAACCTGACTGGAAAAAGAAGATAGGGTATTAACCGCTAAGAAAAAGACCACCTGA from Syntrophorhabdaceae bacterium encodes:
- a CDS encoding response regulator, which produces MKESFLDGKTILAVDDEPDILQVLREEIEDACATCRFDQATTYDEAAGKLQSVAYDIVILDIMGVRGFDLLEMAVKRNMKVVMLTAHALNSDALKRAYDMKARAYLPKNKLGEIVPFLEDVLTSEYEPGWKHLIKELENFFDKQFEPDWKKKIGY